Proteins encoded in a region of the Anopheles aquasalis chromosome 2, idAnoAquaMG_Q_19, whole genome shotgun sequence genome:
- the LOC126571736 gene encoding kinesin-like protein KIF21B isoform X1: MPDDDKESSVRVAVRIRPQIPRELIDMCRVCTQVTPGEPQVFLGSDKAFTFDYVFDMSTTQVSIYSSCIEKLVDGALKGYNATVLAYGQTGSGKTYTMGTGFDRAIPEIQEGIIPRAVRHLFEGITQLQQNPYDEDGTYLGPVTFTVEAQFMELYNEEIIDLLNPYNKGGRVFKIFEDASGGIAVAGATKKPLTGPQEALNCLQQGALARTTASTQMNEQSSRSHALFTILIRRQRVLSPEQCDNIEGDTETLTSKFHFVDLAGSERLKRTGATGERAREGISINCGLLALGNVISALGDKTKKVSHVPYRDSKLTRLLQDSLGGNSQTIMIACVSPSDRDFMETLNTLKYANRARNIKNKVQVNQDQSSRIISQLRREIANLQLEMLEYKQGKRSIDDEGNTAVSDVSLENEILLQDNKRLQQRVKAMQDTIDALTERNASLKAQLRPLPYVSSSSTEDGSLTQSSKKEDGSNMTSSGGDSPMQEMVAAYILEIEKLNAKLIESQQMCQQLKKAQASQSKLRSNFPFLEEETETVINLAKRELEKEREVLMSRSLPGLENEGSLEQESDSNSDTESDDKAEELRAEMLEINSDIALKSKLIEQLELSQQRLQTMRQQYEEKLNVLNAKITNTQRERDQMLANMTGGGLGAANTIKGSNGPSNDAAVKRVKEDFERKLSEMQRELKKLQSAQREHVRKQREMQAQEARLKTLRSELEELKQVRNRLQRKMAEENHRHKEMESRKTREIAKLRKESMKLAGEVKSLQAQGLARDQVLKRKTEEVTNLRRTQRGQLSLKAAGRVNPQRAAGMQSSKSMKVKWEALQRTIMRAARSRQTVVELELELDRVIQERNMLSRDLMNLRQRKKDGAESSLHDLISEEDTIIANLNYFHDTIGNLHNSIIQMEENKDVSSEQEMLQNISNNITSVEEAKFLLQRLCQTTIGHVCEAGLNQARLREREALLNELQQDSSVQEQLLQYILERAPAAATSDASFSSAQSANSYAQSSNSNVITAQVPDVQQPSSSQHRTHVIDSTTRSPSPSASNTELDTFVTYRNSSKQRRNPAVVPSVATIQDLLYGSSSAYVGPAGNGNGVIAGGGGGGGISDPPVNYRGSSATYTHSTPTGQVANGADVAQSGADGSKLEKVGICIYLEDSGDDDDTKHPSLQERQQQHHHDIMSRSYTVLGGATDAAAAANAGLPTAPPSLPTRTFVPLSRVPSAPGSLKGLQPHQSISRQNSTASPLLARKSFEASGAPSSPRISRRTFPSKVSPGIEDEVPTSPPVYRRGISREDNGDVFSRLGAGTQDPLPGGNIKELNGKSRAGLPLICTHVVEGHTNSVLSIKVCNDTLFTAAADRTVKVWDLRSSSTPHCLTGHLGPVAAVEYDQTNNLLFSASGAFVKVWDLRNSNVRPIITLCSSGTTLPASASLSDLVPGECSITALTIGASGKLYTAASDKVRFWDLRQFACLGRLSGGHQAAVMCLTAWEGPNSTDLVATGSKDHYVKVFEVNASGGVVQPLLHLEPPHYDGVQALAVANDAIGVDAELFSGSRDSGIKRWDLRNGELKQSLNNAHKGWVSGMAIYGDILLSSCRGGVIRLWNIKTCESLAEMKTEQSINDIVTSDNRVFTASNSGEVRIWRIAANDLDSFSNGLVGSGAASSSNITTTTTTTSTTAAGTAAGSSKLKR, from the exons ATGCCGGACGACGATAAGGAATCCTCTGTGCGGGTGGCCGTCAG AATTCGTCCACAGATACCGCGTGAGCTAATCGATATGTGCCGGGTGTGCACACAGGTCACACCCGGCGAGCCGCAGGTTTTCCTTGGGTCCGATAAGGCCTTCACCTTCGACTATGTGTTCGATATGAGCACAACACAG gtTTCCATTTACAGCAGCTGTATTGAAAAATTGGTGGATGGTGCACTCAAAGGCTACAATGCGACAGTGCTTGCATACGGACAG ACTGGCTCAGGGAAAACGTACACCATGGGCACCGGGTTCGATCGGGCGATACCGGAGATTCAGGAGGGCATAATCCCCCGCGCAGTGCGGCATCTATTCGAGGGTATCACTCAGCTACAACAGAACCCATACGATGAAGATGGTACCTATCTGGGCCCAGTAACGTTCACCGTAGAGGCTCAGTTCATGGAGCTGTACAATGAGGAAATCATCGATTTGCTCAATCCTTACAATAAG GGTGGCCGTGTGTTTAAAATCTTCGAAGATGCCAGCGGTGGTATTGCAGTTGCTGGTGCGACGAAAAAACCACTGACGGGACCACAGGAAGCGTTGAACTGTCTACAGCAGGGTGCCCTGGCCCGTACCACCGCCTCGACGCAGATGAACGAACAATCATCCCGCAGCCATGCACTGTTTACAATACTTATCCGCCGACAGCGCGTTCTCTCGCCAGAACAGTGCGACAACATCGAGGGCGACACGGAAACCCTTACGTCCAAGTTCCATTTCGTCGATCTGGCCGGTTCGGAGCGACTGAAACGTACCGGAGCTACGGGTGAGCGAGCCCGTGAAGGAATCTCAATCAACTGCGGCCTGCTGGCATTGGGTAATGTCATATCCGCACTGGGTGACAAGACGAAGAAAGTGTCTCATGTTCCGTATCGAGACTCGAAGCTGACCCGACTGTTGCAAGATTCCCTCGGAG GAAACAGCCAAACCATCATGATTGCTTGTGTATCGCCGAGTGATCGTGATTTTATGGAGACATTAAATACGTTAAAGTATGCTAATCGGGCGCGTAACATTAAAAACAAGGTCCAGGTCAATCAGGATCAAAGTTCCCGCATCATCTCGCAGTTACGTCGTGAGATTGCCAACCTACAGCTGGAAATGTTGGAATACAAACAG GGTAAACGAAGTATAGATGACGAAGGGAATACGGCAGTGTCTGATGTATCGCTGGAGAACGAAATACTCTTACAAGACAATAAGCGGCTACAGCAGCGTGTGAAAGCGATGCAGGACACGATAGACGCGCTGACCGAGCGAAATGCAAGCTTGAAGGCACAGCTTAGACCTTTACCTTACGTGTCGTCTTCTTCGACGGAAGATGGTAGCTTAACTCAAAGCAGTAAGAAGGAGGATGGCTCTAATATGACCTCGAGTGGTGGAGACTCCCCAATGCAGGAGATGGTAGCTGCGTACATTTTGgagattgaaaaattgaacgCCAAACTTATCGAATCCCAGCAAATGTGCCAGCAGCTGAAAAAGGCCCAAGCGTCTCAGTCGAAGTTAAGGTCCAATTTCCCCTTCCTGgaggaggaaacggaaacggtaaTTAATCTGGCAAAGCGTGAACTGGAAAAGGAACGAGAGGTGTTAATGTCACGCTCGCTACCTGGACTGGAAAACGAGGGAAGCTTGGAGCAGGAATCTGACAGTAACTCGGATACGGAGTCGGACGATAAAGCAGAGGAGCTGCGTGCTGAAATGCTAGAAATTAACTCGGACATTGCTCTCAAGTCGAAGCTAATCGAACAGTTGGAACTCTCGCAACAGCGATTGCAAACAATGCGCCAACAGTACGAGGAGAAATTAAATGTGCTGAATGCCaaaatcacaaacacacaacgtGAACGAGATCAGATGCTAGCGAACATGACTGGAGGAGGTCTGGGGGCCGCTAATACCATCAAGGGTTCCAACGGTCCGAGCAATGATGCTGCGGTTAAGCGCGTGAAGGAGGATTTCGAAAGAAAGCTTTCCGAGATGCAGCGTGAGCTGAAGAAGCTTCAGTCGGCACAGCGGGAACATGTGCGCAAGCAGCGTGAAATGCAGGCACAGGAGGCTCGGCTGAAAACACTGCGCAGTGAGCTAGAGGAACTAAAGCAGGTTCGGAACCGGCTACAACGTAAAATGGCGGAGGAAAACCACCGACACAAGGAGATGGAGAGTCGCAAGACGCGTGAAATAGCGAAACTGCGCAAGGAAAGTATGAAGCTGGCGGGTGAAGTGAAGTCCCTGCAGGCCCAGGGACTCGCCCGGGATCAGGTGCTGAAACGGAAGACCGAAGAGGTGACGAATCTTCGGCGTACGCAGCGTGGTCAGCTGAGCTTGAAAGCAGCTGGCAGGGTGAATCCACAGCGTGCTGCTGGCATGCAGAGTAGTAAGAGCATGAAGGTGAAGTGGGAAGCGCTACAGCGAACCATCATGCGAGCTGCTCGCAGCCGACAGACGGTGGTTGAGCTGGAGCTAGAATTAGATCGAGTCATTCAGGAGCGCAATATGTTGAGCCGGGATCTGATGAATCTGCGACAGCGCAAGAAGGATGGCGCTGAGTCGTCGTTACATGATTTGATTTCGGAAGAGGATACGATTATAGCCAACTTAAATTACTTCCATGATACGATCGGTAATCTACACAACTCGATCATtcaaatggaagaaaacaagGACGTATCATCGGAGCAGGAAATGCTGCAAAATATCTCGAACAACATCACCTCCGTGGAGGAAGCCAAGTTCCTGTTGCAACGGCTGTGCCAGACAACGATCGGTCACGTTTGCGAAGCGGGTCTCAATCAGGCGCGACTGCGTGAACGGGAAGCACTATTGAATGAACTGCAACAAGATAGCAGCGTACAGGAACAGCTCCTGCAATACATCCTCGAGCGTGCACCGGCTGCTGCAACCTCTGACGCAAGCTTCAGTTCAGCTCAGTCTGCCAATTCCTACGCACAGTCGTCCAATTCGAACGTTATCACAGCACAAGTGCCTGATGTTCAGCAACCGTCCTCCTCACAGCACCGAACGCATGTAATAGACTCTACCACAAGAAGTCCATCCCCGAGTGCAAGTAACACCGAGCT CGATACATTTGTCACCTACAGGAATTCCTCGAAACAAAGACGAAATCCCGCCGTGGTgccttcggtggccaccattcagGATTTGCTGTACGGCAGCAGCTCTGCGTACGTCGGACCAGCCGGTAACGGTAACGGTGtcattgctggtggtggcggaggtggagGAATATCGGACCCACCGGTAAATTACCGTGGCTCCTCCGCTACCTACACCCACAGCACTCCCACCGGGCAGGTTGCCAATGGTGCCGACGTAGCCCAGAGCGGCGCTGACGGCAGTAAGCTTGAGAAAGTGGGTATTTGTATTTATCTCGAGGATTCCggagatgacgatgacacgAAGCACCCCTCTCTGCAGgaaaggcaacagcagcatcaccacgacATTATGTCCCGCTCGTATACGGTGCTTGGTGGTGCCACGGATGCAGCTGCGGCAGCTAATGCCGGTCTACcgaccgcaccaccatcattaccCACTCGCACCTTCGTTCCACTTTCACGTGTTCCCAGTGCACCCGGTTCGTTGAA GGGCCTTCAGCCACACCAGAGCATATCACGACAAAACAGTACGGCGTCGCCACTTCTTGCGAGGAAATCGTTCGAAGCGAGTGGTGCTCCCTCATCGCCACGCATAAGCCGCCGGACGTTTCCTAGCAAAGTATCACCGGGCAT AGAGGACGAGGTGCCCACCTCCCCGCCAGTGTACCGGCGCGGCATATCCCGCGAAGACAATGGTGATGTCTTTTCGCGGCTTGGCGCTGGCACTCAGGATCCTCTCCCAGGTGGAAACATTAAGGAGCTGAATGGGAAG AGTAGAGCCGGCCTACCCCTTATATGTACTCATGTGGTGGAAGGTCATACCAACTCCGTGCTGTCGATAAAGGTGTGTAACGATACACtcttcacagcagcagccgatcgtACCGTGAAGGTATGGGATCTGCGTTCCAGCTCGACCCCGCACTGTTTAACCGGTCACCTTGGTCCGGTTGCGGCGGTCGAGTACGATCAGACGAACAATCTGCTGTTTTCAGCGTCGGGTGCATTCGTTAAAGTGTGGGACCTGCGCAACAGTAACGTTCGGCCAATCATTACACTCTG CTCGTCCGGCACGACACTACCCGCCAGCGCGTCTTTGTCCGATCTGGTACCAGGCGAATGCTCCATCACGGCCCTTACGATAGGAGCGTCCGGGAAGTTGTACACGGCCGCCTCGGATAAGGTTCGCTTCTGGGATCTGCGTCAATTTGCCTGCCTTGGTCGGCTATCAGGAGGTCATCAAGCAGCGGTCATGTGTTTGACCGCATGGGAAGGTCCGAACAGTACGGATCTGGTGGCGACCGGCTCGAAGGACCACTATGTAAAAGTGTTTGAGGTGAATGCAAGCGGAGGTGTGGTGCAACCGCTTCTGCACCTCGAACCACCGCACTACGACGGAGTGCAGGCGCTAGCCGTCGCGAACGATGCTATCGGTGTCGATGCGGAGCTGTTTTCCGGGAGTCGTGACTCCGGGATTAAAAGGTGGGATCTGCGCAACGGAGAGCTCAAGCAGTCGCTCAACAACGCCCACAAGGGCTGGGTGTCAGGGATGGCCATCTATGGTGACATTCTGCTGTCTAGCTGTCGTGGTGGCGTTATTCGCCTATGGAATATCAAAACTTGTGAGAGTTTGGCCGAAATGAAAACCGAACAGTCAATCAACGACATCGTCACCAGTGATAATCGCGTTTTTACCGCATCCAA TTCTGGAGAAGTGCGCATCTGGCGAATTGCTGCCAACGACTTGGACTCCTTCAGCAACGGCTTGGTCGGCAGCGGAGCAGCATCTAGTAGTAacattactactactactactactacttctaccactgctgctggcactgctgccggTAGCAGTAAACTGAAACGCTAA
- the LOC126571736 gene encoding kinesin-like protein KIF21B isoform X2: MPDDDKESSVRVAVRIRPQIPRELIDMCRVCTQVTPGEPQVFLGSDKAFTFDYVFDMSTTQVSIYSSCIEKLVDGALKGYNATVLAYGQTGSGKTYTMGTGFDRAIPEIQEGIIPRAVRHLFEGITQLQQNPYDEDGTYLGPVTFTVEAQFMELYNEEIIDLLNPYNKGGRVFKIFEDASGGIAVAGATKKPLTGPQEALNCLQQGALARTTASTQMNEQSSRSHALFTILIRRQRVLSPEQCDNIEGDTETLTSKFHFVDLAGSERLKRTGATGERAREGISINCGLLALGNVISALGDKTKKVSHVPYRDSKLTRLLQDSLGGNSQTIMIACVSPSDRDFMETLNTLKYANRARNIKNKVQVNQDQSSRIISQLRREIANLQLEMLEYKQGKRSIDDEGNTAVSDVSLENEILLQDNKRLQQRVKAMQDTIDALTERNASLKAQLRPLPYVSSSSTEDGSLTQSSKKEDGSNMTSSGGDSPMQEMVAAYILEIEKLNAKLIESQQMCQQLKKAQASQSKLRSNFPFLEEETETVINLAKRELEKEREVLMSRSLPGLENEGSLEQESDSNSDTESDDKAEELRAEMLEINSDIALKSKLIEQLELSQQRLQTMRQQYEEKLNVLNAKITNTQRERDQMLANMTGGGLGAANTIKGSNGPSNDAAVKRVKEDFERKLSEMQRELKKLQSAQREHVRKQREMQAQEARLKTLRSELEELKQVRNRLQRKMAEENHRHKEMESRKTREIAKLRKESMKLAGEVKSLQAQGLARDQVLKRKTEEVTNLRRTQRGQLSLKAAGRVNPQRAAGMQSSKSMKVKWEALQRTIMRAARSRQTVVELELELDRVIQERNMLSRDLMNLRQRKKDGAESSLHDLISEEDTIIANLNYFHDTIGNLHNSIIQMEENKDVSSEQEMLQNISNNITSVEEAKFLLQRLCQTTIGHVCEAGLNQARLREREALLNELQQDSSVQEQLLQYILERAPAAATSDASFSSAQSANSYAQSSNSNVITAQVPDVQQPSSSQHRTHVIDSTTRSPSPSASNTELNSSKQRRNPAVVPSVATIQDLLYGSSSAYVGPAGNGNGVIAGGGGGGGISDPPVNYRGSSATYTHSTPTGQVANGADVAQSGADGSKLEKVGICIYLEDSGDDDDTKHPSLQERQQQHHHDIMSRSYTVLGGATDAAAAANAGLPTAPPSLPTRTFVPLSRVPSAPGSLKGLQPHQSISRQNSTASPLLARKSFEASGAPSSPRISRRTFPSKVSPGIEDEVPTSPPVYRRGISREDNGDVFSRLGAGTQDPLPGGNIKELNGKSRAGLPLICTHVVEGHTNSVLSIKVCNDTLFTAAADRTVKVWDLRSSSTPHCLTGHLGPVAAVEYDQTNNLLFSASGAFVKVWDLRNSNVRPIITLCSSGTTLPASASLSDLVPGECSITALTIGASGKLYTAASDKVRFWDLRQFACLGRLSGGHQAAVMCLTAWEGPNSTDLVATGSKDHYVKVFEVNASGGVVQPLLHLEPPHYDGVQALAVANDAIGVDAELFSGSRDSGIKRWDLRNGELKQSLNNAHKGWVSGMAIYGDILLSSCRGGVIRLWNIKTCESLAEMKTEQSINDIVTSDNRVFTASNSGEVRIWRIAANDLDSFSNGLVGSGAASSSNITTTTTTTSTTAAGTAAGSSKLKR; the protein is encoded by the exons ATGCCGGACGACGATAAGGAATCCTCTGTGCGGGTGGCCGTCAG AATTCGTCCACAGATACCGCGTGAGCTAATCGATATGTGCCGGGTGTGCACACAGGTCACACCCGGCGAGCCGCAGGTTTTCCTTGGGTCCGATAAGGCCTTCACCTTCGACTATGTGTTCGATATGAGCACAACACAG gtTTCCATTTACAGCAGCTGTATTGAAAAATTGGTGGATGGTGCACTCAAAGGCTACAATGCGACAGTGCTTGCATACGGACAG ACTGGCTCAGGGAAAACGTACACCATGGGCACCGGGTTCGATCGGGCGATACCGGAGATTCAGGAGGGCATAATCCCCCGCGCAGTGCGGCATCTATTCGAGGGTATCACTCAGCTACAACAGAACCCATACGATGAAGATGGTACCTATCTGGGCCCAGTAACGTTCACCGTAGAGGCTCAGTTCATGGAGCTGTACAATGAGGAAATCATCGATTTGCTCAATCCTTACAATAAG GGTGGCCGTGTGTTTAAAATCTTCGAAGATGCCAGCGGTGGTATTGCAGTTGCTGGTGCGACGAAAAAACCACTGACGGGACCACAGGAAGCGTTGAACTGTCTACAGCAGGGTGCCCTGGCCCGTACCACCGCCTCGACGCAGATGAACGAACAATCATCCCGCAGCCATGCACTGTTTACAATACTTATCCGCCGACAGCGCGTTCTCTCGCCAGAACAGTGCGACAACATCGAGGGCGACACGGAAACCCTTACGTCCAAGTTCCATTTCGTCGATCTGGCCGGTTCGGAGCGACTGAAACGTACCGGAGCTACGGGTGAGCGAGCCCGTGAAGGAATCTCAATCAACTGCGGCCTGCTGGCATTGGGTAATGTCATATCCGCACTGGGTGACAAGACGAAGAAAGTGTCTCATGTTCCGTATCGAGACTCGAAGCTGACCCGACTGTTGCAAGATTCCCTCGGAG GAAACAGCCAAACCATCATGATTGCTTGTGTATCGCCGAGTGATCGTGATTTTATGGAGACATTAAATACGTTAAAGTATGCTAATCGGGCGCGTAACATTAAAAACAAGGTCCAGGTCAATCAGGATCAAAGTTCCCGCATCATCTCGCAGTTACGTCGTGAGATTGCCAACCTACAGCTGGAAATGTTGGAATACAAACAG GGTAAACGAAGTATAGATGACGAAGGGAATACGGCAGTGTCTGATGTATCGCTGGAGAACGAAATACTCTTACAAGACAATAAGCGGCTACAGCAGCGTGTGAAAGCGATGCAGGACACGATAGACGCGCTGACCGAGCGAAATGCAAGCTTGAAGGCACAGCTTAGACCTTTACCTTACGTGTCGTCTTCTTCGACGGAAGATGGTAGCTTAACTCAAAGCAGTAAGAAGGAGGATGGCTCTAATATGACCTCGAGTGGTGGAGACTCCCCAATGCAGGAGATGGTAGCTGCGTACATTTTGgagattgaaaaattgaacgCCAAACTTATCGAATCCCAGCAAATGTGCCAGCAGCTGAAAAAGGCCCAAGCGTCTCAGTCGAAGTTAAGGTCCAATTTCCCCTTCCTGgaggaggaaacggaaacggtaaTTAATCTGGCAAAGCGTGAACTGGAAAAGGAACGAGAGGTGTTAATGTCACGCTCGCTACCTGGACTGGAAAACGAGGGAAGCTTGGAGCAGGAATCTGACAGTAACTCGGATACGGAGTCGGACGATAAAGCAGAGGAGCTGCGTGCTGAAATGCTAGAAATTAACTCGGACATTGCTCTCAAGTCGAAGCTAATCGAACAGTTGGAACTCTCGCAACAGCGATTGCAAACAATGCGCCAACAGTACGAGGAGAAATTAAATGTGCTGAATGCCaaaatcacaaacacacaacgtGAACGAGATCAGATGCTAGCGAACATGACTGGAGGAGGTCTGGGGGCCGCTAATACCATCAAGGGTTCCAACGGTCCGAGCAATGATGCTGCGGTTAAGCGCGTGAAGGAGGATTTCGAAAGAAAGCTTTCCGAGATGCAGCGTGAGCTGAAGAAGCTTCAGTCGGCACAGCGGGAACATGTGCGCAAGCAGCGTGAAATGCAGGCACAGGAGGCTCGGCTGAAAACACTGCGCAGTGAGCTAGAGGAACTAAAGCAGGTTCGGAACCGGCTACAACGTAAAATGGCGGAGGAAAACCACCGACACAAGGAGATGGAGAGTCGCAAGACGCGTGAAATAGCGAAACTGCGCAAGGAAAGTATGAAGCTGGCGGGTGAAGTGAAGTCCCTGCAGGCCCAGGGACTCGCCCGGGATCAGGTGCTGAAACGGAAGACCGAAGAGGTGACGAATCTTCGGCGTACGCAGCGTGGTCAGCTGAGCTTGAAAGCAGCTGGCAGGGTGAATCCACAGCGTGCTGCTGGCATGCAGAGTAGTAAGAGCATGAAGGTGAAGTGGGAAGCGCTACAGCGAACCATCATGCGAGCTGCTCGCAGCCGACAGACGGTGGTTGAGCTGGAGCTAGAATTAGATCGAGTCATTCAGGAGCGCAATATGTTGAGCCGGGATCTGATGAATCTGCGACAGCGCAAGAAGGATGGCGCTGAGTCGTCGTTACATGATTTGATTTCGGAAGAGGATACGATTATAGCCAACTTAAATTACTTCCATGATACGATCGGTAATCTACACAACTCGATCATtcaaatggaagaaaacaagGACGTATCATCGGAGCAGGAAATGCTGCAAAATATCTCGAACAACATCACCTCCGTGGAGGAAGCCAAGTTCCTGTTGCAACGGCTGTGCCAGACAACGATCGGTCACGTTTGCGAAGCGGGTCTCAATCAGGCGCGACTGCGTGAACGGGAAGCACTATTGAATGAACTGCAACAAGATAGCAGCGTACAGGAACAGCTCCTGCAATACATCCTCGAGCGTGCACCGGCTGCTGCAACCTCTGACGCAAGCTTCAGTTCAGCTCAGTCTGCCAATTCCTACGCACAGTCGTCCAATTCGAACGTTATCACAGCACAAGTGCCTGATGTTCAGCAACCGTCCTCCTCACAGCACCGAACGCATGTAATAGACTCTACCACAAGAAGTCCATCCCCGAGTGCAAGTAACACCGAGCT GAATTCCTCGAAACAAAGACGAAATCCCGCCGTGGTgccttcggtggccaccattcagGATTTGCTGTACGGCAGCAGCTCTGCGTACGTCGGACCAGCCGGTAACGGTAACGGTGtcattgctggtggtggcggaggtggagGAATATCGGACCCACCGGTAAATTACCGTGGCTCCTCCGCTACCTACACCCACAGCACTCCCACCGGGCAGGTTGCCAATGGTGCCGACGTAGCCCAGAGCGGCGCTGACGGCAGTAAGCTTGAGAAAGTGGGTATTTGTATTTATCTCGAGGATTCCggagatgacgatgacacgAAGCACCCCTCTCTGCAGgaaaggcaacagcagcatcaccacgacATTATGTCCCGCTCGTATACGGTGCTTGGTGGTGCCACGGATGCAGCTGCGGCAGCTAATGCCGGTCTACcgaccgcaccaccatcattaccCACTCGCACCTTCGTTCCACTTTCACGTGTTCCCAGTGCACCCGGTTCGTTGAA GGGCCTTCAGCCACACCAGAGCATATCACGACAAAACAGTACGGCGTCGCCACTTCTTGCGAGGAAATCGTTCGAAGCGAGTGGTGCTCCCTCATCGCCACGCATAAGCCGCCGGACGTTTCCTAGCAAAGTATCACCGGGCAT AGAGGACGAGGTGCCCACCTCCCCGCCAGTGTACCGGCGCGGCATATCCCGCGAAGACAATGGTGATGTCTTTTCGCGGCTTGGCGCTGGCACTCAGGATCCTCTCCCAGGTGGAAACATTAAGGAGCTGAATGGGAAG AGTAGAGCCGGCCTACCCCTTATATGTACTCATGTGGTGGAAGGTCATACCAACTCCGTGCTGTCGATAAAGGTGTGTAACGATACACtcttcacagcagcagccgatcgtACCGTGAAGGTATGGGATCTGCGTTCCAGCTCGACCCCGCACTGTTTAACCGGTCACCTTGGTCCGGTTGCGGCGGTCGAGTACGATCAGACGAACAATCTGCTGTTTTCAGCGTCGGGTGCATTCGTTAAAGTGTGGGACCTGCGCAACAGTAACGTTCGGCCAATCATTACACTCTG CTCGTCCGGCACGACACTACCCGCCAGCGCGTCTTTGTCCGATCTGGTACCAGGCGAATGCTCCATCACGGCCCTTACGATAGGAGCGTCCGGGAAGTTGTACACGGCCGCCTCGGATAAGGTTCGCTTCTGGGATCTGCGTCAATTTGCCTGCCTTGGTCGGCTATCAGGAGGTCATCAAGCAGCGGTCATGTGTTTGACCGCATGGGAAGGTCCGAACAGTACGGATCTGGTGGCGACCGGCTCGAAGGACCACTATGTAAAAGTGTTTGAGGTGAATGCAAGCGGAGGTGTGGTGCAACCGCTTCTGCACCTCGAACCACCGCACTACGACGGAGTGCAGGCGCTAGCCGTCGCGAACGATGCTATCGGTGTCGATGCGGAGCTGTTTTCCGGGAGTCGTGACTCCGGGATTAAAAGGTGGGATCTGCGCAACGGAGAGCTCAAGCAGTCGCTCAACAACGCCCACAAGGGCTGGGTGTCAGGGATGGCCATCTATGGTGACATTCTGCTGTCTAGCTGTCGTGGTGGCGTTATTCGCCTATGGAATATCAAAACTTGTGAGAGTTTGGCCGAAATGAAAACCGAACAGTCAATCAACGACATCGTCACCAGTGATAATCGCGTTTTTACCGCATCCAA TTCTGGAGAAGTGCGCATCTGGCGAATTGCTGCCAACGACTTGGACTCCTTCAGCAACGGCTTGGTCGGCAGCGGAGCAGCATCTAGTAGTAacattactactactactactactacttctaccactgctgctggcactgctgccggTAGCAGTAAACTGAAACGCTAA